From Pyrenophora tritici-repentis strain M4 chromosome 1, whole genome shotgun sequence, the proteins below share one genomic window:
- a CDS encoding ORC6 domain containing protein, with the protein MSRANIEQALTGLVPALSGPLPPELIELALSLLTRSRSVATSMKPDEEIARPYACAQLACERLKKRLNLPAITSRPPCPPRIYKKLYNYLSSALPDATSSTRSDPQTPRKATTSAPASARNTPKTPLSGKKTPRTALKASETNGEAPEWVGPMIRALAKSFNYPASIPHVYTGVESIYPLLARMAAAASETPSKRPRRSTTNNYGDVSNTRTFSLVVVVFLLVFSRMRDVDVTPEQYNVWVNKAVGTVLTLPEAKGSVKEDVVPVVEETMGMAREEGWLQMQWFESVTPQGEGG; encoded by the coding sequence ATGAGTCGCGCAAACATCGAACAAGCCCTCACAGGTCTCGTCCCTGCACTCAGCGGGCCCCTACCACCCGAACTCATCGAACTAGCCCTATCGCTACTCACTCGCTCCCGCAGTGTCGCAACCTCCATGAAACCCGACGAAGAAATTGCCCGCCCATACGCCTGCGCCCAACTAGCCTGCGAACGACTCAAGAAACGACTCAATCTCCCTGCCATCACATCCCGCCCACCGTGTCCCCCACGCATCTACAAGAAACTCTACAACTACCTCAGCAGCGCACTCCCAGACGCCACAAGTAGCACACGATCAGACCCTCAGACACCGCGTAAAGCCACCACCTCTGCCCCTGCATCCGCGCGCAATACGCCCAAGACACCATTGAGTGGGAAAAAGACACCGCGTACGGCGCTGAAAGCCAGCGAGACCAATGGCGAGGCGCCAGAGTGGGTTGGGCCCATGATAAGAGCTCTCGCCAAATCTTTCAATTATCCGGCCTCAATCCCACACGTATACACAGGCGTAGAATCGATATATCCACTACTAGCGCGCATGGCAGCTGCAGCATCGGAAACACCAAGTAAACGGCCGCGACGTAGTACGACCAACAACTACGGGGATGTAAGCAATACGCGGACGTTTAGTCTCGTGGTCGTGGTTTTCCTGCTCGTCTTCTCGCGCATGAGAGATGTAGATGTCACACCGGAGCAGTATAATGTTTGGGTGAATAAGGCGGTGGGTACGGTGTTGACGCTGCCAGAGGCAAAGGGAAGTGTGAAAGAAGACGTGGTGCCGGTAGTTGAGGAGACCATGGGTATGGCGAGGGAGGAGGGGTGGTTGCAGATGCAGTGGTTTGAGAGCGTGACACCGCAGGGTGAAGGGGGATGA
- a CDS encoding IMP4, exosome subunit-U3 small nucleolar ribonucleoprotein (snoRNP) — translation MIRKQARERRDYLYRRALTLRDAELASKRASLKASLASGKPLSKDVADDTTLRTDYKYDESRAERTAEEELGLDDEYAQLSGVVDPRILVTTSRDPSSRLGTFAKEIRLLLPTAIRLNRGNMVLPNLVSSAKSGGLSDIVLLHEHRGTPTALTISHFPHGPTASFSLHNVILRADIPNASRGTVSESYPHLIFDGFTTPLGTRCVQILKHLFPPREATAKVGNRVVTFKNIEDTIEVRHHVFVKTGFQSVELAEVGPRMSMRLFEIRAGTLENKEGDVEWHLNQYTRTGRKKEYL, via the coding sequence ATGATCAGGAAACAAGCGCGAGAGCGCCGCGACTACCTATACCGGCGCGCATTAACCCTCCGCGATGCTGAACTCGCCTCCAAGCGTGCCTCCCTCAAAGCCTCGCTCGCAAGCGGCAAACCGCTCTCCAAAGACGTAGCTGACGACACGACACTCCGCACCGACTACAAATACGACGAAAGCCGCGCCGAACGAACCGCAGAAGAAGAGCTAGGTCTCGATGACGAATACGCCCAACTATCAGGCGTCGTAGATCCCCGAATCCTCGTAACAACTTCCCGCGACCCCTCCTCGCGCCTGGGAACCTTTGCCAAAGAAATCCGGCTCCTGCTCCCCACCGCCATCCGACTAAACAGAGGAAACATGGTCCTCCCCAACCTCGTTTCTAGCGCGAAATCCGGCGGTTTAAGTGATATTGTTCTCCTACACGAACACCGCGGTACTCCAACCGCCCTCACAATATCGCATTTCCCCCACGGCCCCACTGCAAGCTTCAGCCTCCACAACGTCATCCTCCGCGCTGATATCCCCAACGCCTCGCGCGGCACGGTATCCGAATCGTACCCCCACCTCATCTTCGATGGCTTCACCACGCCGCTCGGCACCCGCTGCGTACAAATCCTCAAACACCTCTTCCCACCCCGCGAAGCCACTGCTAAAGTGGGAAACCGCGTTGTCACGTTTAAGAATATAGAGGATACAATTGAAGTACGGCATCATGTTTTTGTGAAGACTGGGTTTCAGAGTGTGGAGCTGGCGGAGGTCGGGCCcaggatgagtatgagacTTTTTGAGATTCGCGCGGGCACGCTGGAGAATAAGGAGGGCGATGTTGAGTGGCATTTGAACCAGTATACAAGGACGGGGAGGAAGAAGGAGTATCTGTAG
- a CDS encoding Tymo-45kd-70kd multi-domain protein: MYFTNILATLLSALPITLSAPATGIQARYDDPYQCGYVLTKPKSSVFAGLSAYSSCTPIYYNESIPGYQDAYAYSVFGGCRCNFYVSDTQCAEAATRQSYEGPTPGEPGQEPCFEEPKPKWYTCARTG; the protein is encoded by the exons ATGTATTTCACCAACATCCTTGCCACTCTCCTCTCGGCCCTCCCTATTACCCTCTCCGCACCTGCAACCGGCATCCAGGCCCGCTACGACGACCCATACCAATGCGGCTACGTCCTCACCAAGCCCAAGAGCAGCGTCTTCGCTGGCCTCTCCGCATATTCATCCTGTACTCCCATCTACTACAACGAGTCCATCCCAGGATATCAAGATGCCTACGCCTATAGTGTATTCGGAGGATGTCGCTGCAATTTCTACGT GAGCGACACTCAGTGTGCTGAGGCTGCGACTCGTCAGTCCTACGAGGGCCCGACACCTGGTGAGCCCGGCCAGGAGCCTTGCTTCGAGGAGCCTAAGCCCAAGTGGTACACTTGCGCTCGGACTGGTTGA